One genomic window of Zonotrichia leucophrys gambelii isolate GWCS_2022_RI unplaced genomic scaffold, RI_Zleu_2.0 Scaffold_151_111563, whole genome shotgun sequence includes the following:
- the LOC135461021 gene encoding olfactory receptor 14A16-like, translating to MSNSSSIRHFLLLALAGTRQLQLLHFCLLLGISLAALLGNGLIISAVACGHHLHTPMFFFLLNLALSDLGSICTTVPKAMHNSLWDTRNISYSGCAAQLFLYVFFISAEFSLLTVMCYDRYVSICKPLHYGTLLGSRACAHMAAAAWTSGFLTALMHTANTFSLPLCHGNVLGQFFCEMPQILKLSCSHSTFRKIWISFIAVCLASGCFVFIVFSYVQIFRAVLRILSEQGQHKAFSTCLPHLVAVFLFLSTATFAYLKSPSMSSPSLDLALSVLYSVVPPALNPLIYSLRNQELKAAVWRLMTGKFRKH from the coding sequence atgtccaacagcagctccatcaggcacttcctcctgctggcactggcaggcacgcggcagctgcagctcctgcacttctgcctcttgctgggcatctccctggctgccctcctgggcaacggcctcatcatcagcgccgtagcctgcggccaccacctgcacacgcccatgttcttcttcctgctcaacctggccctcagcgacctgggctccatctgcaccactgtccccaaagccatgcacaattccctctgggacaccaggaacatctcctactcaggatgtgctgcacagctatTTCTGTatgtgtttttcatttcagcagaattttccctcctgaccgtcatgtgctacgaccgctacgtgtccatctgcaaacccctgcactacgggaccctcctgggcagcagagcttgtgcccacatggcagcagctgcctggacCAGTGGCTTTCTCACtgctctcatgcacacagccaatacattttccctgcccctgtgccatggcaatgtcctgggccagttcttctgtgaaatgccccagatcctcaagctctcctgctcacactccaccttcagaaaaatttggatttcattCATTGCTGTCTGTTTAGCTTCCGGATGTTTTgtattcattgttttctcctatgtgcagattttcagggctgtgctgaggatcctctctgagcagggacagcacaaagccttttccacctgcctccctcacctggtcGCGGTCTTTCTGTTTCTCAGCACTGCCACATTTGCCTACCTGAAgtccccctccatgtcctctccatccctggatctggccctgtcagttctgtactcggtggtgcctccagccctgaaccccctcatctacagcctgaggaaccaggagctcaaggctgcagtgtggagactgatgactggaaAATTTAGAAAACATTAA